The DNA region AATTCCAGGTACTTGGCTGGGAAGAAGGAAGCAGCCCAGCAGGCCAGGTAAGATAACTAAACAGTGAAGCATGCATCACTGAATCACTGCATTGTTGAGGTCCCAACAGGCAGTTGCAGAGGTTGAAACTGTGACTGTTCTCAGTGTTTCATTAGTATCTCTGACTCGGTGACGTGACTGCATTGGTGGGGTCACAGCAGGCAGCATACATCTGGCAACAGGGCCACAGGCAGTGATTTCTCTGGAGCACTGGGCCCAGTCACAGTCAATCTCCACAAGTTGTGTTCCAACTTCACTTCTTTTGTCAGGTGGAATGACGTTCAAACAGTTACTGTCTAATGGCAATGAGCCGAATTTTTGCGTTTGCATAATTATGACATGAAAATTACAATCACGACATAAAAATTGTAATCCTTCATTTTCGGAAAATTACTAATTAATTTCATCATACGTAATTGTGTgttgtaattttgcattaaattgTGCACAAAATTACGAGTAAAATCTTAATTTGCATGTTTTGTACAAAATTTTGTGATGAAAATAATCAAAATGATGAAAGTGATCGTAACGACGAAAATGTCATAAAAAAATTATTGTTATTGTGAAAATGATCGTAATTATGAAAACAACATATATAGTTGTAATGAAGCAAAATGTTGCATCATTTTTCACATTTACGTTTTTGTAACTATGAAAATGATGCAAACTTTTGCAACAATGTAATTAGCACATTAAAGTCATCACTACTGTATAATGAATTTGAAGGGTATATTGGTACTGGACCTTAGCCCTCTGGGtgatacaattgcatcgcccaggagggggcgcagcacttttttaatttttttaaatcatgtagccctgggctcgctacatgatagccgctgcgcagcggcatccccccacccacttcggcgatcagagtaagcaggaaatcccgttcagaacgggatttcctgctgggcttccccggtcgccatggcgacggggcgggatgacgtcaccgacgttatggacgtcgtgacgtcagagggagtcccgatccacccctcagagctgcctggcactgattggccaggctgcgcaggggtccgggggggggctgcgcggcacgacgggtagcggcggatcggcggcgagcggcggcactcggaagttacatgcagctagcaaagtgctagctgcgtgtaacaaaaaatattatgcaaatcggcccaccagggcctgagaaatcctcctgcgcgatataccccgagctcagctcgggattatcgcccaggaggttagatAAGTTACTTCACATATGAGATTTATGTTGATTTTACTGTTCATAGATGTGTAACACTAATCAACAAAATGAATCAATATCTTTAGCTTTGGGTTTGACATTTAGCTTTATTGATGTCTGAGGAGTGTTGTACTTGAGACCATGAGGCTTGTCTCATGGAGATCAATTTTATCAGCTGATCAATTTGAAAAGCTATGATTTGCTGTGATTAGCAAATTATTTATAAAACAATCACCTGAATGATAAGGTGACTCCACACAAGTTCTCACACACAAGAGCATCTCTGTACCGGATGCATTGTTTGAAGACCCTTTTCTACATTACTACAAAATGTGTCTTTACAGATTAGTGTATTTTCATGTGGTTACAGCACAATAAGCAATCATACTTATAAGTCAAAAGTCATTGAAGTTGTCTCTTTAGGAGAAAATAATGGTCCTGGGTTCTGAAGTTCCCAAATGATATCAATAGGAAGGCGTAAACAAGCCTCTTCATGTTGCTGTAAGATTTTTGTCAGGTATTCTTGTTCTTGCTGCAGCTTCTCAATCTCCTTCCGTAGTGCATTGTTATCTGTCTCCAGTTTCTCATACTCCTGCAGGGACATAGGAGAAcaactgttaaccacttcagccttcagtgtcgtttcaccttatgcatccgagcaactttcacctcccattcattcaccaataactttatcactactagttatcacaattaaatgatctatatctgtttttttccgccaccaattaggctttctttgaa from Hyperolius riggenbachi isolate aHypRig1 chromosome 11, aHypRig1.pri, whole genome shotgun sequence includes:
- the BATF2 gene encoding basic leucine zipper transcriptional factor ATF-like 2 isoform X1, which gives rise to MKIKNEDFSKTEEMVTDIHGKDLPPETVKLKKKERNRAAAYKSRQKHTQRADILHQEYEKLETDNNALRKEIEKLQQEQEYLTKILQQHEEACLRLPIDIIWELQNPGPLFSPKETTSMTFDL
- the BATF2 gene encoding basic leucine zipper transcriptional factor ATF-like 2 isoform X2, producing MQPRPQSNKTSRAESHQDLPPETVKLKKKERNRAAAYKSRQKHTQRADILHQEYEKLETDNNALRKEIEKLQQEQEYLTKILQQHEEACLRLPIDIIWELQNPGPLFSPKETTSMTFDL